In Nitrospira sp., one genomic interval encodes:
- a CDS encoding deoxyhypusine synthase family protein produces MSVREFHDGATDGLEALEPLDPEKIHSFSELLQAMRKTAFGGRRLGEAFETLAAMIDDPDCKVVLTLSGAMTIAKMGKIISTMIERGMVHVVISTGALVAHGLSESIGKLHYRHPESASDEELFRKGYNRVYDTLEMESNLNYVEHVVSLTLKRLNTDQPLASHILTRELGKTLAEEFEGDGILKSAYLKNVPVYIPAFTDSEMGLDVGTWAMGKNIDRVRSQVKEGGDMAVLRGLHQCYPNFNPYLDLNHYADEVLGAKRLGIFTIGGGVPRNWAQQVAPYIEIGNTRLGLDVKPPRFHYGVRICPEPDYWGGLSGCTYQEGISWGKFVSPAEGGRFAEVLSDATLVWPLLMLGLLEHSRTKSAST; encoded by the coding sequence ATGTCGGTGCGCGAGTTTCACGATGGTGCGACGGATGGCCTAGAGGCGTTGGAGCCTCTCGATCCCGAAAAAATCCATTCCTTTTCCGAACTGCTGCAGGCGATGCGGAAGACGGCCTTTGGCGGCCGTCGGCTGGGCGAAGCCTTCGAGACGCTTGCCGCGATGATCGACGATCCCGATTGCAAGGTTGTCCTGACACTTTCGGGCGCCATGACGATTGCCAAGATGGGCAAGATCATCAGCACGATGATCGAACGGGGCATGGTGCATGTCGTCATCTCTACCGGCGCGCTGGTGGCGCACGGGTTGAGTGAATCGATCGGCAAGCTCCATTACCGCCATCCCGAGTCTGCCAGCGACGAAGAACTCTTCCGCAAGGGGTATAATCGCGTGTACGACACGCTTGAGATGGAGTCCAATCTCAACTATGTCGAGCATGTGGTGTCATTGACGCTCAAGCGGCTCAACACCGACCAGCCGTTGGCATCCCACATCCTCACCCGAGAACTCGGCAAGACGTTGGCCGAGGAGTTCGAAGGCGACGGCATTCTCAAGAGCGCTTACCTGAAGAACGTGCCGGTGTATATCCCGGCGTTCACCGACTCCGAAATGGGGCTAGATGTGGGGACCTGGGCGATGGGGAAAAATATCGACCGCGTCCGCAGTCAGGTCAAAGAGGGCGGCGACATGGCCGTGCTACGTGGGTTGCACCAATGTTACCCGAACTTTAATCCCTATCTTGATCTCAACCATTATGCCGATGAAGTGCTGGGCGCCAAGCGGCTCGGTATCTTCACGATCGGAGGGGGAGTGCCTCGTAATTGGGCGCAACAGGTGGCCCCCTATATCGAAATCGGAAACACGCGCTTGGGCCTGGATGTGAAGCCGCCTCGGTTTCACTACGGCGTGCGGATCTGTCCGGAGCCCGACTATTGGGGTGGGTTAAGCGGTTGCACTTATCAGGAGGGCATTTCGTGGGGCAAGTTCGTTTCTCCGGCCGAGGGCGGACGCTTCGCCGAAGTGCTCAGCGATGCCACCTTGGTCTGGCCTCTCCTCATGCTGGGATTGTTGGAACACAGCCGCACCAAGAGCGCGTCCACATGA
- a CDS encoding aldehyde dehydrogenase family protein encodes MVEGRPFLIGGRWHHTESVAPICNPYNGETVAHVCQGGAAEAAQAVESSVEGAAAMRRLSSHARATILLKTAQALTARQDEVARLMMNESGKPLSDARREVGRSVQTFTVAAEEAKRIGGEVVPLDWSPGMETYWGVTRRFPIGPILGITPFNFPLNLVVHKVAPALAAGNSILIKPAPQTPLTALWLGALLLEAGAPPGALNVLPCGNAVAEQLVVDPRFKLLSFTGSAPVGWMLKAKCGKKKVVLELGGNAAVVVEPDADLEYAAQRCVTGGFSYAGQTCISVQRILVHESVVSAFTERLITLVQQLEFGDPADERTMVGPLIDRGAADRVEQWIGEAIAQGAELLSGGTRSGSVVRPTVLAHVTPAMKVSCQEVFGPLVTVTPYRDFETALESVNASAYGLQAGIFTQHVGRIFQAFDRLEVGGVLANEIPTFRADHMPYGGVKESGIGREGVRYAIEDMTEPKLLVMNLRRV; translated from the coding sequence TTGGTAGAAGGACGTCCATTTCTTATCGGCGGCCGGTGGCATCACACCGAGTCCGTCGCCCCTATATGCAATCCCTATAATGGTGAGACGGTCGCCCATGTGTGCCAGGGCGGGGCGGCCGAAGCCGCGCAAGCCGTCGAGTCCTCGGTCGAGGGGGCGGCGGCCATGCGCCGGTTGTCGAGCCATGCGCGTGCCACCATCCTGTTGAAGACGGCCCAGGCGTTGACCGCCCGACAAGATGAGGTGGCGCGTCTGATGATGAACGAGTCCGGGAAACCTCTGAGCGACGCGCGTCGCGAAGTGGGGCGTTCGGTTCAGACCTTCACCGTTGCGGCGGAAGAGGCCAAACGAATCGGCGGTGAGGTGGTCCCCTTGGATTGGTCGCCCGGCATGGAAACCTACTGGGGAGTGACGCGACGCTTTCCCATCGGCCCGATTCTCGGGATCACGCCGTTCAATTTTCCGCTGAACCTCGTGGTGCACAAGGTGGCTCCGGCGCTCGCCGCGGGCAACTCGATCCTCATCAAGCCGGCTCCCCAGACTCCGTTGACGGCCCTCTGGCTCGGCGCACTGTTGCTGGAGGCCGGGGCCCCTCCGGGGGCCCTGAACGTCCTGCCCTGCGGCAATGCGGTGGCCGAGCAGTTGGTCGTCGACCCGCGATTCAAATTGCTCAGCTTCACGGGCAGCGCACCCGTCGGTTGGATGTTGAAGGCCAAGTGCGGCAAGAAAAAGGTGGTGTTGGAACTGGGCGGCAATGCCGCGGTCGTCGTCGAGCCGGATGCCGATCTGGAGTATGCGGCGCAGCGATGCGTGACCGGAGGCTTCAGTTATGCCGGCCAGACCTGCATTTCTGTGCAGCGGATCTTGGTGCACGAATCGGTCGTATCCGCGTTCACGGAGCGGTTGATCACGCTGGTGCAACAGTTGGAGTTCGGCGATCCGGCGGACGAACGCACCATGGTGGGCCCATTGATCGACCGAGGGGCGGCCGACCGGGTGGAGCAATGGATCGGGGAAGCTATCGCCCAGGGCGCGGAGTTGTTGTCCGGCGGAACTCGTTCCGGATCCGTCGTGCGGCCGACGGTGTTGGCGCACGTGACACCGGCCATGAAGGTGTCGTGCCAGGAAGTCTTCGGGCCGCTGGTGACCGTGACCCCCTATCGAGACTTCGAGACGGCGCTCGAGTCGGTGAACGCATCGGCGTACGGCCTGCAGGCCGGTATCTTTACGCAACACGTCGGGCGCATCTTTCAGGCCTTCGACCGGCTGGAAGTCGGCGGCGTGCTGGCGAATGAGATTCCCACCTTCCGAGCGGACCATATGCCTTACGGCGGCGTCAAGGAGTCCGGGATCGGCCGTGAAGGGGTTCGTTATGCGATCGAGGACATGACGGAACCCAAACTGCTCGTCATGAACCTGCGCCGCGTCTGA
- a CDS encoding response regulator transcription factor — protein MSKPRVLLADDHSLVLEGFRRILNEQCELVGMVEDGRALLEAAQRLTPDIVILDVSMPLLNGIDAATQLKKLQPTVKVIFVTMHADADYVRSAFEAGASGYVLKRSAVDELEQAIRTVWAGHTYITPLIAKDLLDVLLSARSEQRPRRKALTFRQREVLQLLAEGRTVKDIAQRLKISTRTVEFHKAQVMEQLNLRTTADLIKYALTHGLLAPS, from the coding sequence ATGTCTAAACCGCGGGTTCTGTTGGCCGATGACCATTCGCTGGTGTTGGAAGGGTTTCGCAGAATCCTCAATGAGCAGTGTGAACTCGTGGGGATGGTCGAGGATGGACGGGCCCTGCTCGAGGCTGCGCAGCGCCTGACGCCGGACATCGTGATCCTTGATGTCTCCATGCCGCTCCTCAACGGCATCGACGCGGCGACCCAACTCAAGAAGCTCCAACCGACGGTGAAGGTCATCTTCGTCACCATGCATGCCGATGCGGACTACGTTCGCTCGGCCTTCGAGGCGGGAGCTTCGGGGTATGTACTCAAGCGATCGGCGGTGGATGAATTGGAGCAGGCCATCCGAACGGTATGGGCGGGGCATACCTACATTACGCCGTTGATCGCCAAGGATCTGCTCGATGTCCTGTTGTCGGCCAGGTCAGAGCAGCGTCCTCGGCGGAAGGCCCTCACCTTTCGCCAGCGTGAGGTGCTACAGTTGTTGGCCGAAGGCCGCACGGTGAAGGATATCGCCCAGCGGCTCAAGATTTCGACCCGCACCGTCGAATTCCACAAGGCACAGGTGATGGAACAACTCAACCTGCGCACCACGGCGGATTTGATCAAATATGCATTGACTCATGGGCTTCTCGCCCCTTCCTAA
- a CDS encoding replication initiation factor domain-containing protein → MDSGFTLSIDWLAFTVLASNPQETMKVLGGDWSKAKGGFRGYPLSWMRVDGLRGVGKLGTNAPRRPNEIHVDLSGGLASALTLREIRTLLQWVHAQQGHVTRIDCALDDRAGTVPVATIREAVSAGQCVTRAAQVRHIVSNLTHGTGATTGETMYFGSPQSQTLLRIYDKRLELQSKGQENWQEYGTRWELELKKDRAEQCARALATLDETDWKELVIGLLRSYVDFRDITKDTEDEERYRAPVLEWYALLTEGFQKGRLAQEKQVQTLQNVKRWVSDTLTPMLAVICATPGGEEWLLNEIVRGIARWKDRHRNLLKQPTRFHRSAGGHAGSPC, encoded by the coding sequence ATGGATTCTGGCTTCACCCTCTCGATTGATTGGCTGGCCTTCACGGTCCTGGCCAGTAATCCGCAAGAGACGATGAAGGTCCTGGGTGGAGACTGGAGTAAGGCCAAAGGCGGCTTCCGAGGCTATCCCTTGTCCTGGATGCGGGTAGATGGCCTGCGCGGGGTCGGCAAACTGGGCACCAATGCCCCTCGGCGCCCGAACGAAATCCATGTGGATCTCTCTGGCGGCCTCGCGTCCGCCCTGACACTGCGTGAAATCCGCACCCTCTTGCAATGGGTCCATGCGCAACAAGGGCACGTCACGCGCATTGATTGCGCGCTGGATGATCGGGCGGGAACCGTACCGGTGGCAACAATCCGAGAAGCCGTTTCGGCAGGTCAATGTGTCACAAGGGCGGCTCAGGTCCGGCACATCGTCTCCAACCTGACGCATGGGACCGGGGCGACGACCGGTGAAACCATGTACTTCGGGAGTCCGCAGAGTCAGACCCTGTTGCGGATCTATGACAAACGGCTCGAATTGCAGAGCAAAGGTCAAGAGAACTGGCAGGAGTATGGGACTCGATGGGAATTGGAACTCAAGAAGGATCGCGCTGAACAATGTGCAAGAGCACTGGCAACGTTAGACGAAACCGACTGGAAGGAGTTAGTCATTGGCTTACTTCGGTCCTATGTGGATTTTCGAGACATTACTAAAGACACCGAAGACGAAGAACGGTACCGGGCTCCAGTGTTGGAGTGGTACGCCCTCCTGACGGAGGGATTTCAGAAGGGGCGATTGGCCCAGGAGAAGCAGGTGCAGACCCTGCAGAACGTGAAACGATGGGTGAGTGACACCCTGACGCCGATGTTGGCGGTGATTTGCGCCACCCCTGGAGGGGAAGAATGGCTACTAAACGAAATTGTCAGGGGCATTGCTCGGTGGAAAGACCGACACCGCAATTTGCTCAAACAGCCTACTCGGTTTCACCGGTCTGCCGGCGGTCACGCGGGCAGCCCATGTTAG
- a CDS encoding flagellar basal body-associated FliL family protein — protein sequence MTVRFTILILAGIVGILIFSGYMIGLSYKDIMPRTFSLQTNAKGQAQTPPGVMINLPAVVAPVDDGRRYYYVQVSVAVEIDRLGTAGLIQARHDVIDRKILEIFHAYSPTDLQTAGQSPTLRQDIKQAINELLPRGRVKNVYITNWLMTPVGS from the coding sequence ATGACCGTCCGCTTCACCATCCTGATCCTTGCGGGAATCGTCGGCATCCTGATCTTCTCAGGATACATGATCGGCCTGTCCTATAAAGACATCATGCCGCGTACCTTCTCCCTGCAAACGAACGCGAAAGGCCAGGCCCAGACGCCACCTGGCGTGATGATCAATCTCCCTGCGGTCGTCGCACCGGTCGACGATGGTCGCCGCTACTACTATGTTCAAGTGAGTGTCGCGGTAGAGATTGACCGCTTAGGCACCGCAGGATTGATCCAAGCTCGCCATGATGTCATCGACCGGAAAATCTTGGAGATCTTCCACGCCTATTCCCCGACCGACCTGCAGACGGCGGGACAATCCCCCACCCTCCGGCAGGACATCAAGCAGGCCATCAACGAACTCCTTCCCAGAGGCCGGGTCAAAAACGTTTACATCACCAACTGGCTCATGACCCCCGTCGGCTCCTAG
- a CDS encoding glycosyltransferase: protein MRIAQVSPFWEEVTVESEGAEGQTVAQLARSLVRVGHDVTVFASADSCVTGTLVGVAPRALRHYAAPKRHLAEGLTLLALEKALSSPVPFDVIHVHAGFTAFPLMRRSTVPVVATVYGALDMPEVAALYREFKELPLVATSSEQLRLCPDLNWQALIPLDSSQDGGTTHPEPSIETAVAYTAVYEKVFAVAASFRRPSVPRHVPSRFAETHA, encoded by the coding sequence ATGCGTATTGCCCAAGTCAGTCCGTTTTGGGAGGAAGTGACGGTCGAGAGTGAGGGGGCCGAGGGACAGACTGTGGCTCAGTTGGCCAGGAGTCTTGTGCGGGTCGGTCATGACGTGACGGTCTTTGCGAGTGCCGACAGTTGCGTCACCGGGACGCTGGTGGGCGTGGCCCCGCGCGCGCTCCGGCACTATGCGGCGCCCAAGCGGCACTTGGCCGAAGGCCTCACCTTGTTGGCCCTGGAGAAGGCGCTCTCGTCCCCGGTCCCCTTCGATGTGATTCACGTGCACGCCGGGTTTACCGCGTTTCCCTTGATGCGGCGAAGCACCGTTCCCGTCGTGGCGACGGTGTATGGGGCATTGGATATGCCCGAGGTGGCGGCGTTGTATCGAGAGTTTAAGGAGTTGCCTCTTGTGGCGACGAGTTCCGAGCAGCTGCGTCTTTGTCCCGACTTGAATTGGCAGGCACTGATCCCGCTCGATTCCTCCCAGGATGGAGGCACAACCCATCCTGAGCCGTCGATCGAGACCGCGGTCGCCTACACGGCGGTGTATGAAAAGGTGTTCGCCGTAGCGGCCTCGTTCAGGCGCCCGTCCGTGCCCCGTCACGTGCCCTCCCGCTTTGCCGAAACGCACGCGTGA
- a CDS encoding methyltransferase domain-containing protein, whose protein sequence is MASQPSLVRLDRQVTSIRRGRRGWAPVTATATFRRRFALAMHERSHMLAPRTIGTFRLPPRARRFLDLGGGAGSYSLALAQRYPYLSGMVIDQSVTVARRLIRRNRLTDRIHVIRGNVFTAPLPSQIDAAIASNLFHDFDETENRRLLRRLHQALRPGGKLFIVEFFLNDAKTQPADAAVFSLLMYAFTATGRCYA, encoded by the coding sequence ATGGCTTCTCAACCATCATTGGTCCGATTGGACCGACAGGTGACCAGCATCCGCCGCGGCCGCCGGGGCTGGGCGCCGGTTACCGCTACGGCAACCTTTCGACGTCGGTTTGCGCTCGCCATGCATGAGCGAAGTCATATGCTCGCCCCTCGCACGATCGGCACCTTCCGGTTGCCTCCCCGGGCCAGGCGATTTCTCGATCTCGGCGGCGGAGCCGGCTCCTATAGCCTCGCGCTCGCGCAGCGTTACCCGTACCTGAGCGGCATGGTGATCGATCAATCCGTGACGGTCGCCCGACGACTGATCCGACGCAATCGACTCACCGACCGTATTCACGTGATCCGGGGCAACGTCTTCACCGCTCCCCTTCCATCCCAGATCGATGCCGCCATCGCCTCCAACCTGTTCCACGATTTCGACGAGACAGAAAATCGTCGTTTGCTGAGACGACTCCACCAGGCGCTACGCCCGGGCGGCAAACTGTTCATCGTGGAGTTTTTTCTCAACGACGCCAAGACCCAGCCGGCCGACGCCGCCGTCTTCTCGCTCTTGATGTATGCGTTCACCGCGACAGGCCGTTGTTATGCGTGA
- a CDS encoding NYN domain-containing protein encodes MPLNNNLEEGLLKVIVFFDGQNIYHLAKSAWAPVPAVANSPYCYPSYDVSKLATYLVNLQPRRALTQTRFYTGVPNVQHDPFWNGFWSNKLRFLGSRGIYVYRGRVNPGGQEKGVDVSLAIDLINLTYEKQYDVAILVSQDHDFGPAVKLAKQIAQDQGRQLRFESAFPCNLTNYRNIPRPRGVPGTIWSFIDKNVYDSCFDPTDYRRL; translated from the coding sequence ATGCCTCTAAACAATAACTTAGAAGAAGGACTCCTGAAAGTCATTGTCTTTTTTGATGGCCAGAATATCTATCACTTGGCCAAGAGTGCGTGGGCTCCTGTACCCGCTGTTGCAAATTCTCCCTACTGTTACCCTAGCTATGATGTTTCGAAACTGGCCACATATTTGGTCAACCTCCAACCAAGGCGCGCGCTGACTCAAACTCGATTCTACACGGGTGTACCAAACGTACAGCATGATCCATTCTGGAATGGATTCTGGTCCAATAAACTGCGTTTTTTAGGCAGTCGAGGAATTTATGTTTATAGAGGTAGAGTTAATCCTGGAGGCCAAGAGAAAGGTGTTGACGTTAGCCTTGCCATTGATCTGATTAATCTAACATATGAGAAACAATATGATGTTGCCATTCTTGTAAGCCAGGATCACGATTTTGGACCAGCCGTTAAATTAGCCAAACAAATAGCCCAAGATCAAGGACGGCAGTTGCGCTTCGAATCTGCCTTCCCATGCAATCTCACTAACTACAGGAATATCCCTAGGCCTCGCGGAGTTCCTGGCACTATTTGGTCCTTCATAGATAAGAACGTTTACGATTCTTGCTTTGATCCAACCGATTACAGACGCTTATAA
- a CDS encoding thioredoxin domain-containing protein, whose translation MSRMSKWVSRATVAAGLLVAVAGVALAAGMPTVDNRVRGKADAPLTMIEYSDFTCGYCLKFFKETWPKIQARYVDTGKVRFLYKDYPRADQGPGVTAALAARCAGDQGAYWPMHDRLFAADGRLDVDSYEKHAKTIGLDEGKFRQCLRDAPYVQAIFQDRDEANSWGFRGTPGFVLLRTSQQPTTKNPAIAIPGAFPFEAFEEEIEKLLSSSGGKQK comes from the coding sequence ATGAGCCGGATGAGCAAGTGGGTGTCGAGGGCCACGGTCGCGGCCGGTCTGCTTGTAGCGGTCGCCGGCGTTGCCCTCGCGGCGGGGATGCCTACAGTCGATAATCGGGTGCGGGGTAAGGCCGATGCCCCCTTGACCATGATTGAATACTCGGACTTCACCTGCGGGTACTGTCTCAAGTTCTTCAAGGAAACGTGGCCGAAAATACAGGCACGTTATGTCGATACGGGGAAGGTGCGATTCCTCTATAAGGACTATCCCCGTGCCGATCAAGGGCCGGGCGTGACGGCGGCTCTGGCGGCACGCTGCGCCGGTGACCAGGGCGCCTACTGGCCGATGCATGATCGGTTGTTTGCCGCAGACGGCCGGCTCGACGTGGACAGCTACGAAAAACATGCCAAGACAATCGGTCTGGATGAGGGGAAGTTCCGGCAATGTTTGCGCGACGCCCCCTACGTCCAAGCCATTTTCCAAGATCGCGACGAAGCGAACTCCTGGGGATTCCGCGGGACACCCGGGTTTGTCTTGCTGCGAACGTCGCAACAGCCGACGACGAAGAATCCGGCCATCGCGATTCCCGGAGCATTCCCTTTTGAGGCCTTTGAGGAAGAGATCGAAAAGTTGCTCTCGTCGTCTGGAGGGAAGCAGAAGTAG
- a CDS encoding helix-turn-helix domain-containing protein, translating to MLTVKELSAWLNIKQSTLYLWVSKNKIPCRRIHGLVRFEPEDIRKWLDAFQSATASRLPALRRDDTRDLDHLIEAAKSEVYTPRHGETRPKSGLIQKEDADGAV from the coding sequence ATGCTCACCGTCAAAGAACTCTCCGCGTGGCTCAATATCAAACAATCCACGCTCTATCTCTGGGTCTCAAAGAACAAGATTCCCTGCCGTCGTATTCATGGCCTAGTCAGATTTGAACCAGAAGACATTCGGAAGTGGCTCGATGCTTTTCAATCGGCCACAGCAAGCCGCTTACCCGCCCTGAGACGCGACGATACCCGAGACCTAGACCACCTCATTGAAGCGGCGAAATCTGAGGTCTATACTCCCCGCCACGGGGAAACTAGACCGAAATCAGGCCTCATCCAGAAGGAGGATGCAGATGGGGCTGTTTAA
- a CDS encoding arginine decarboxylase, pyruvoyl-dependent, with product MVPTHMFLTRGVGVHKEKLAAFEQALRSAGVAYCNLVSVSSILPPNCKILPRKRGEKLLNPGEITFCVMARSETNERNRLISASIGLAVPTDRKTYGYLSEHHAYGETDEESGEYTEDLAAQMLATTQGIEFDPDVAWKEREQVFKMGGKIVRTLNITQSAVGRPNRWTCVIALAVFIPTENVPKSLRNQA from the coding sequence ATGGTACCAACTCACATGTTCTTGACGAGAGGCGTCGGGGTGCACAAAGAAAAGCTGGCTGCGTTCGAGCAGGCTTTGCGAAGCGCCGGCGTGGCCTACTGCAACCTCGTCAGCGTGTCGTCGATTCTCCCGCCCAACTGTAAAATTCTTCCCCGCAAGCGCGGCGAGAAATTGCTGAATCCGGGCGAGATCACGTTCTGCGTCATGGCCCGTTCAGAAACCAATGAGCGCAACCGCCTGATCTCCGCCTCCATCGGTTTGGCCGTCCCAACCGATCGGAAAACGTACGGCTATCTCTCCGAGCACCATGCCTATGGTGAAACGGACGAGGAATCGGGAGAGTATACGGAAGATCTGGCCGCCCAGATGCTGGCCACGACACAAGGCATCGAATTCGATCCCGATGTCGCGTGGAAAGAACGCGAACAGGTCTTCAAGATGGGCGGCAAAATCGTCCGCACGCTGAACATTACGCAATCTGCGGTTGGGCGTCCCAACCGGTGGACCTGCGTGATCGCCTTGGCTGTCTTCATCCCCACGGAAAACGTGCCGAAAAGTCTCCGGAACCAGGCGTGA
- a CDS encoding site-specific integrase, with protein MGLFKRNKVWWMTFVYQGRQVRRSTECTDRRLAEAVLGKIKVKLVEGRYFDRLEEQERTFEEMVERYVAERVVGASRHGERRARGVLAHLLPVFGKKTLVQVTSKEIAAYKWKRQQAGAAPATIVKELALMKTAFNIAIREWEWCRDNPVCRVSMGKVNNARVRYCDDETLARIYQACPTWLQPIVMLARYTGLRRENVVCLQWEQVDMARGLILLDHTKNGDRLGIPLCDPAMRTLESVRPSRPLASGPVFLQHTADREPVTPDMVTTAFRRACKSVGVMNFRFHDLRHTFASALVQKGVDLYRVQRLLGHRDGRMTQRYAHLAPENLREAVQVFKDDYHKFSTMPGVGTTRLVLTA; from the coding sequence ATGGGGCTGTTTAAGCGCAACAAAGTGTGGTGGATGACGTTTGTCTATCAGGGGCGGCAGGTTCGACGAAGTACCGAATGCACCGATCGCCGACTCGCCGAAGCGGTGCTCGGAAAGATCAAGGTCAAGTTGGTCGAAGGTCGCTATTTCGACCGGCTCGAAGAACAAGAACGGACCTTTGAAGAGATGGTCGAGCGTTATGTGGCTGAGCGAGTCGTGGGAGCGAGCCGTCATGGCGAACGACGGGCGCGAGGCGTCCTGGCTCACCTTCTACCGGTCTTTGGAAAGAAGACCTTGGTTCAGGTCACATCGAAGGAAATTGCCGCGTACAAGTGGAAACGGCAACAAGCGGGAGCCGCGCCAGCCACGATCGTGAAGGAGTTGGCCTTGATGAAGACCGCCTTCAATATCGCCATTCGAGAGTGGGAATGGTGCCGTGATAATCCGGTCTGTCGCGTGTCGATGGGCAAGGTGAACAATGCTCGCGTCCGGTACTGCGATGACGAGACGCTGGCGAGGATTTACCAAGCCTGCCCGACGTGGTTGCAACCGATCGTGATGCTGGCACGCTATACCGGCCTACGCCGGGAAAACGTGGTGTGCCTGCAGTGGGAGCAAGTCGATATGGCTCGGGGACTGATCCTATTGGATCACACGAAGAACGGGGATCGTTTAGGTATTCCTCTGTGTGATCCTGCGATGAGGACTCTAGAATCCGTGAGACCATCTCGTCCACTCGCAAGCGGCCCTGTGTTCCTGCAACACACTGCGGACAGGGAGCCGGTGACACCGGATATGGTCACGACGGCCTTTCGGCGAGCTTGCAAGTCTGTGGGCGTGATGAACTTCCGCTTTCACGACCTACGGCATACCTTCGCTTCCGCGCTCGTACAGAAGGGCGTGGATCTCTATCGGGTGCAACGGCTGCTCGGCCATCGCGATGGACGGATGACGCAACGGTATGCGCATCTGGCGCCGGAGAATTTGCGGGAAGCGGTGCAGGTGTTTAAGGACGACTATCACAAATTTAGCACAATGCCGGGGGTGGGTACGACCCGGCTTGTGCTAACTGCCTGA
- a CDS encoding sensor histidine kinase, protein MILPAHRLLLLSIVVLGIGLYTLDLYLPLGIGNGVLYGGLVVLSLAIPDRKIPLLVAGTCSVLALSDVFLGVTFPNVPLWMGFSNRLFSLTAIWFPLMYAFQRRKTEEALRHAHDALEERVQERTRELATVNRTLVQEIAERMETEQSLRRSEASLKASQEELQRSREELRALAGQLLTAQEEERRRIARDLHDDVNQRLAMLAMDLRRIEKGEAGDPDAVLGMVRSITGRLTGVSDDLRQMAYRFHPSILDDLGLTKAVRRLVDDFSASTGLEVVYVHHDPVRAVPTDQATCVYRIAQEGLNNVARHARATEVEVELICDDGTISLSIRDNGVGFDPLQASQKQGRLGLLSMKERVRQVGGTLEVAAAQGGGTLIEVRVPLGRGTDV, encoded by the coding sequence ATGATCCTGCCTGCCCACAGACTGCTCCTGCTCAGTATCGTCGTCCTCGGCATCGGCCTCTACACGCTTGACCTTTACCTTCCCTTGGGAATCGGCAACGGGGTGCTGTACGGCGGCCTCGTGGTGCTGTCGCTTGCGATCCCGGACCGAAAAATTCCACTGCTGGTCGCGGGGACCTGTTCGGTGCTGGCGCTCTCGGATGTCTTTCTCGGCGTGACGTTTCCCAATGTGCCGCTCTGGATGGGATTTAGCAATCGGCTGTTCAGCTTGACGGCCATTTGGTTCCCACTTATGTATGCATTCCAGCGTCGAAAGACCGAAGAAGCGCTCCGCCACGCGCATGATGCGTTGGAAGAGCGGGTACAGGAGCGTACGCGCGAGCTGGCGACCGTCAATCGGACGCTGGTCCAGGAGATTGCCGAGCGGATGGAAACGGAGCAATCGCTTCGCCGGAGCGAAGCTTCGCTGAAGGCGAGCCAGGAAGAGTTGCAGCGGAGCCGGGAGGAACTGCGGGCCTTGGCCGGTCAACTCTTGACCGCCCAGGAGGAAGAGCGCCGCCGGATTGCGCGGGATTTGCATGACGATGTGAACCAGCGGTTGGCAATGTTGGCGATGGACCTGCGCCGGATCGAGAAGGGAGAGGCGGGGGATCCCGACGCCGTCCTAGGCATGGTGCGGTCGATCACGGGTCGCCTGACGGGAGTGTCCGATGATCTGCGCCAGATGGCCTACCGGTTTCATCCCTCCATTCTGGATGATCTGGGGCTGACCAAGGCGGTCCGTCGTCTGGTGGACGACTTCTCGGCCAGTACCGGACTGGAGGTGGTGTATGTGCATCACGATCCCGTGAGGGCGGTTCCCACGGATCAGGCCACGTGTGTTTATCGAATCGCCCAGGAGGGGTTGAACAATGTGGCTCGGCATGCCCGGGCGACGGAGGTAGAAGTGGAACTGATCTGTGATGATGGGACGATCAGCCTGTCGATCCGGGACAATGGCGTCGGGTTTGATCCGTTGCAAGCCTCACAAAAGCAGGGACGATTGGGACTCCTCAGCATGAAGGAGCGGGTGCGGCAGGTCGGGGGGACGTTGGAGGTTGCGGCTGCGCAGGGGGGCGGGACGCTGATCGAGGTGCGGGTGCCGCTTGGGAGAGGGACGGATGTCTAA